The genome window TATCTCGGCAACAAAAAATGTAACCCGCATGCCCACATTGAAAACAGATTCATTTTTACAACAAGCTATCGCCGGAGACAGTCTTTTGACCCGTGTGACAAAATTTGACGATCAGGAAGTTTTTGAAGCGGTAAAACCATTGATGGTAGATGAGGAATTGTTGGGGTTGATACGCGTGGGGTTACGCATGCATGCCGCCAACAAGGCCGTGACGCAAACCATTCAACGGGCAATCGCGGTAATTTTTGGCTTTATCGTCATCGGAGTGATTTTGTTCAACTTTTGGGTCTCCAATCAAAATTATGCCTTACTCAATGATGCCTATACCAAAATTAAAACCTATACCGGAAATATATTGGAAAATATGGCCGATGCCGTGGTAGCGGTCAATCGAGAAGGTCGCATTACCTTATTTAACCGGGCGGCAGATATATTATTTAATTGCCCTTCTGAGGAAACGCTTGGCAAATCCTGTCACGACATTATCGGCCAACAGACATCCTTGTTAGACGAAGCTTTATCAACCGGGCAAGTCGTTCGCGATCAGGAAGTGATTTACCGGTTGAATGAGCGCCAGGTGGTACTTTCGGTGACTACTATACTTTTGTATAACGATACCGGTGAAGTTGAATCTGCAGTGGCGGTAATCAAAGACTTAACGGAGAAAAAATCCTACGAAGAGAGATTGAGACGCCATGAAAAGCTAACGGCTATGGGAGAACTCGCTTCGGGTGTAGCCCATGAAATCCGGAACCCCTTGAATGCCATCAGTATAACTGCCCAGCGGTTTGCCTATGAATTTCAGTCAACGGAAAGACTTGAGGAATATCGGAATTTGGCTAACTCGGTGGTTACTGCCACCCGGCAAGTCAGCGCTATCATCGAACGATTTTTGGCATTTGCCCGCCCGCCCAAATTAGAGTTGAGGATGCATAAATTGACCGATATTGCCGAGGCAGCCATTACACTTGTGGAAAGCCAGGCAAAAGAACAGGGCGTTACCATCCACTATGATGTTGTTAATGATACTGAATTGTTGATCGATGCGCAGCAAATGGAGCAGGTATACATCAACTTACTTCAAAATGCTATTCACGCTACTCCTGCCAAAGGCAAAATCACAATACATCTGTACCGGCGAGACCGGTTTGCGATTGTGGAAATTGCCGACACGGGAACTGGGATGACGCCAGCGCATTTGGATCGCATTTTTGATTTGTATTTTACCACCAAAGAGAACGGTACGGGTATGGGTTTAAGCATTTCTCACCGGATTGTTTCCGAGCATGACGGGAGAATCGATGTGATGAGCCAGGTCGGACACGGCACGAATTTCAAAATCTTCTTACCAATTAAAGAAAGGACAGTTTGATGTCAGCATATCGTATTTTGATAATCGATGATGAGCCCATGCAGTTAAAAGCGCTTGCGGGTTTTCTCCGGAATAAAGGCTTCGGTGTAGAAGAGACGACTTTGGCAATTGAAGGGATTCAATTGATGAGAAGGCACCCAATCGACCTGGTTTTAACGGATTTCAAAATGCCCGGGAAAAATGGCATGGAGGTTCTGATGGAAGCCAAAGCGATTAACCCCGAGATTGATGTTGTACTGATGACCGCTTTTGGCAGCATCGAGTCGGCGAAGGAAGCGCTCAAACGCGGGGCCATTGATTACCTGACCAAACCAATTGATCTGCTTCAGCTTGAGCACATGATCAAAAAAAACCTGGAGAGAAAACAGTTAATTTCTGAAAACCGACGTTTAAAGGAACAGCTTGCTGAGAAAACACGATTCAAAAATATCATCAGCCATAGTCGGGAAATGGAAGAGGTGTTGAGCAGGGCAGCTCGCGTGGCAGTGAGTAAAGCAACGGTTTTGATCCGTGGGGAAAGCGGCACTGGCAAGGAACAAATCGCTCTTGCCATTCATGCGGCCAGTCCCCGAAAAGATGGTTCGTTTGTCGCGGTCAACTGCGCGGCCCTGTCGGAAACGTTGCTGGAAACAGAATTATTTGGGCATGAAAAGGGCGCTTTTACCGGGGCTGTACAACAGGTAAAAGGGCGGTTTGAGCGGGCCCACGGCGGTACCCTGTTTATTGATGAGGTAGGAGATATTCCCACGGGTGTTCAGGTAAAACTGCTTCGGGCCATTCAGGAACAGGCCTTTGAACGCGTCGGGGGCACCGAAATAATTCAGGTTGATACGCGGATAATTGCAGCTACCAACCGCGATCTGGAAAACCTCGTCAAAACAGGAAAGTTCCGGGAAGATCTTTACTACCGTTTGAATGTGGTGAGTGTCATTGTGCCGCCCTTGCGGGAACGCCGAAGCGATATTGCACCACTGATCAATCATTTTTTGCAAAAATTCTCAGATGAAAATCAAAAAAAGATGAAGCGGGCGTCGAAAGAAGCGTTGGATTTATTAATGAAGTATGATTATCCCGGCAATGTCCGGGAGTTGGAAAATATTATCGAGCAAGCAGTGGTACTCAGTAGGGGTGAGCTCATTACAAGCGATGATTTGCCACTTACCGTTCAGGAAAAACAAAGCGAGCAAGAGCTCTCAACCGGTGATCTGGAAGAGAGGGTGGCTGCGTATGAGCAAAAACTCATTCAGCAGGCTTTGGATAAAACAGGTGGTGTGCAGACGAAGGCTGCAGAGCTTTTGGGGCTTAGCGAACGAAATTTGCGTTACAAATTAAAGAAACATGGTATGAAGTAATCGACCGCTGCGGTCGATGAAATCGACGAATTTGGTCGATTGATATTTTTACCTCTCTTAAGTACAAAATTTTCAAAAACGATAACTCATTGATTTACAGCTGCTTGGAGCATTGTCTGAGCGGCTATTATTATATTGGCATATCTATTGCCCGTAGCTACTATGAAAACGAATAAATTCAATAATGAGGTAAACATTTCATGAAAAAAATCAAATTCTCTAAGATGTTAGCTGTTTTGGCGGTATCGGGGTTGTTTTTCTGGAGCACTTTAACGGCACAAATAACACAGGCAGAAGAACAATACCCAAATGTGTTACAAGAAGAAAACGGTAACCCGATTCATTCAATTAACGATGAAGCAATGCCAGCGGGATCACCCTGGAATTTTATGGATGGCAACGGTAACGGCGTGTGTGATCATTCTAAACATGGGCAGGGCACGCTTCAAAAAATGAACCATGGAAGGGACAATCACCAACAATTTGTGGATGAGGACGGTGACGGCATCAATGATCATTCCGTTGGTAGTAATATGCACAGCAACGGTAGTAATTTGTATAATAGCGAAATGAACGCCGGTTCCGGTACTTGCGGACGATCGGTAAACCATAACGGGTACATACCAAAAGTGATGAATCATAAATAATCACATCGATACACGACCTGCTAGGAGGCGCTTTCGGCAGGTCGTGTTATTTTTTGAAAAGAGAAAACCCATGAGGCAAATAATCTTGACAGTTTTTACTGCCGGCATATTAATGATGTCCATTTCTTATGGCCAAATACCCCGTCAATCTGAGGAACCGCCCGGCATTCAGAAAACCAAGAATGCCTCAGTTGGGAAATTCATCGGATTTGTTGATAAAAACAATGACGGCATCAATGACCTGTTCCTGGATGCGGATGGAGATGGCAAGAATGATCTGGACGGGAAAAAATATCCTCATAAGTTTGAATTTCAAGACCTGAACAAAGACAAAATCAACGATATCTGGATAGACCGCGACGGAGATGGGGTTAACGATCTTGGTTCCCGGTTCACAGAAATGGAACGGCAGGAACGCCACCGCAATGTGCTAGATGTGGATGAGGACGGTCAGAATGATATAACTGGGGATAAATATGACCCAGCCAATTACCACTGGCGTGGGGAATCACGGGGATTCTGGGATGAGAACAACGGAAAACTCCAGGGTGCTTTTATCGATGCAGACGGCGACGGCATTGACGACCGGTTGAAAGATTTTGACAATTTTATAAAAAGCCGCCATGGCGGAGAAAAACGTTTGGATATGTTCATCGATATGGATGGCGATGGAATCTGTGATGACCGGACGGATTTTCTCAATTCAATGGGTAAACATGGTCGCAAAGGGAAATCGAATAGCGGTAATGATAAACATGGCGGTCATCATTAATGTTTTCTCAGAATGATAATGGTGTAAATCCAGTTTAGGGGAAATGAAAAATGCTATATCTGGTTATAATAACAATATTGTTATCCGGGTTCAGTTCTGTTTCGGTGCAGGCCCAGTGGACGAAGAGCTTTTCAGTCAGCACCAGTTATGACAACAATGCGTTCCGCAACTATGCCGGTTTATCCGACAATATTTCACAGTTTTCCGGCTACTTTGCAAAAGATTTCAGCAGCGAAAAGTGGCAGTCACGGCTGTATTATCGCGGAAGCTACAGTCTTTTTGCGCAGTACGATGCAAGAAATTATCATTATCATCAACTGGGAGGGGCTTTTTCCAGGGTTTTAAGCGATGGTGGAAACACCCTGAACTTGGGCATTAACAGCAGTTTGCGGGTTAACAGGACGATTTACGATTACTATAATTTTCAGGACGCATCAGTTTACGGGAACGTAAAAATCGTGATAAATTCCGCCTCCAATGCCAATCTGGGCTACCGTTTGCATGGGCGAAGGTATTCCAACCTGCCCGATCTTAATTACTCTGAACATTATTTCTTTGCCAGATATATCGGTTTTTTTCAAACCCGGACGACGTTGATGGTAGAGAGCAACTACGGACTCAAAATTTACCAGAGCCACATAACCGGCACTCAACCCGTTCAGGAAGACGGACAGGGGTTTGAGGGATACGGCACTCACCGGGGTGGTATGGGGCATTTCGGAAACACCGGTTCTATGGGAGACAATTCGCATATGAGCGAAATAGAGTCAAACAACACGAACCCGGGCGTAGGGCAATGGATCGGTCAGTTTCGCCTGGCACAATCACTGACAAACTCCACCGGTTTGAGCGTGGAATTTACACTCCGGCGAAATCCCGGCGGTGAAATTCGCTATTTGGCCGGGCAGGTTTCTGGCTATATCAGCGAGGACGAATTATTCGATGACCACTATGGATACGAAAGCGAGGAATTGGGAACTACACTAACCCAGATTTTCTCTGGAAAAGTTACACTTAAAGCCAGCATCGATACTCGCTGGAAAGATTATGTAAAGCGCAACGCACTTGATCTGAATGGCGATCCTGTACACGATCAATCGCTGCGGAAAGATCGTGAAGTGCAATTCTGGTTTAGCTTGGGCAAATCCTTTAGTATGCCGGGTGGCAAATCCATCAGCCTGATGGGCGAGTTTTACTGGATCGACAATCGATCAAATGATCTGTATTACAATTATCAGGTCAGCCTGATTTCGCTGGGATCAGGAATGTTGTTATAAATATATATGTTATCGTTTATTTCAATAAATCTTCAACTATCACACTATCATCAGCTTAAAGGAGTCGTCTTATGAAAAAGTTACGTAAATTTTTAGCATTATTCACCGGTTTTTTAATGCTTTTTAGTATGGGTGGTTTAGCCCAGAGCGGTCATCATCCCAACGGTCATTTTGACCCGGATTCCTTGATATTGGTTACTGTCACCGGCACGGCAATCATTGATTCCTCAATGCTTCACCCGGTTTACTATCTCGACGACAATGGCGACACCCAGCCTGATTATCATTTAAACTTTGGCCCATTTTGGTATCAGCCGGATAGCAGCGATGCCGTTCGCCCGCAGCATGGCGATGTTATAACCATTACCGGCGGCCTGCACGATATGCTAGTGGGGAATTTTCCGGTAATTGTGGTTTATGAAATCAACGGGGATTTTTGGCGCGATCCCTATAATGGATTCTGGAATCAGTTGGGGCACCACTCCCATACTGGTGGCCATCATCAGGGCGGTTGCCAGGGGTCTGCTTTTGGCTGGATGCATGACTCATTGGAAACCGTTTCTCTCAGCGGTCTGGCATTGGTGGATACGACGTTTGTGATGGCGCATTATTACCTGGATACCGACAACAACGGGGAGCCGGATTACTTTTTGAATTTTGGACCGCCCTGGTACGAACCGACTTCCGGGGCAACCCGCCCGAACAATGGCGATCAAATTGATATTACCGGTGGGTCGGTAGATAGCTTAGTCTTACCCATGGTAATTGTTTACGAAATCAACGGGCTTCTATGGCGTGATTCTACCAATATCGGTTCACACTTTGGTGGTCATTGGATTCACCGTAATATGGGACAACCTCAAAACATCAATGCTCCTTTTGATCCCGATGACCACATGCAGTTTAATCCCGGCTGGCATCCGGGTGGAATGATGATGCCGGATTCACTATTCTGCCAGATTCTGGAAGTCTATCCGCAGAATATTCCAAATACCGGAAATATGCATGTTTTCTCCGGATATGAAATCGGTATTTTTGAGCCCAATGGCGAGAATGGCATGTGGGGACACGGCGGATGCGGCGGCCATATGAATTTTGCCTCTAACATTCATTTCAAACTACATTATAACGATATTCAACTTCAAGGTAATAACATCGATGAAAATACCATACAAGCAAAATACTGGGACCGTCAAAGTAACAGCTGGATATCTGCCAGTAATTCGGTTATTGATCCAATCAACAACACTGTGACTTTTATACAATCAGATGTTAGGAATTTTGTGGTGCTAACAGGTACCCAAAATCTTGTCGCCCTCGAAAGCCCGGCTACATCAATACCCGGAGAATTTGATTTAAAACAGAATTATCCCAACCCTTTTAATCCCGGTACGACCATTGAATTTGAGCTGGTGAAAAACGCTCAAGTAGTACTGACAATTTACAACTCACTGGGTCAGCGGTTGTTTGATCTGATCAATGCACCTTTTACGCCCGGCAACCATCGCATTAATTTTGATGGTAGGACGCTGCCTTCAGGAATTTATTTCTATGAATTGAAAGTTGGCGAGCAAAGCCGGGTGATGCGTATGAATCTCATTAAATAAGGAAACTTATCCAATACTTATTAATGCGAATTACAAGTTGAAAGCTAAGCAGAACATAGCAGCAGCGAGTCTACCAAAGACATGTGTGATGAGTCCATTGTATGATCGAACTTTAGATGCCATTTGAATTCCGGTTTTTTGATCAATCCAGTTGAATAATGACTCGATTGGTTGACGCACACTGCTGACTGCGGTAGATAATATTTTTTCCAAATAATCAGGTTCTCTTATCTGTCCTTTCTTTTTCTTGACGGGTGTAAGTATTTGAAAATACTGTTTTTGCCAGGTAATTTCATGAAGAAG of Calditrichia bacterium contains these proteins:
- a CDS encoding T9SS type A sorting domain-containing protein, with the translated sequence MKKLRKFLALFTGFLMLFSMGGLAQSGHHPNGHFDPDSLILVTVTGTAIIDSSMLHPVYYLDDNGDTQPDYHLNFGPFWYQPDSSDAVRPQHGDVITITGGLHDMLVGNFPVIVVYEINGDFWRDPYNGFWNQLGHHSHTGGHHQGGCQGSAFGWMHDSLETVSLSGLALVDTTFVMAHYYLDTDNNGEPDYFLNFGPPWYEPTSGATRPNNGDQIDITGGSVDSLVLPMVIVYEINGLLWRDSTNIGSHFGGHWIHRNMGQPQNINAPFDPDDHMQFNPGWHPGGMMMPDSLFCQILEVYPQNIPNTGNMHVFSGYEIGIFEPNGENGMWGHGGCGGHMNFASNIHFKLHYNDIQLQGNNIDENTIQAKYWDRQSNSWISASNSVIDPINNTVTFIQSDVRNFVVLTGTQNLVALESPATSIPGEFDLKQNYPNPFNPGTTIEFELVKNAQVVLTIYNSLGQRLFDLINAPFTPGNHRINFDGRTLPSGIYFYELKVGEQSRVMRMNLIK
- a CDS encoding sigma-54-dependent Fis family transcriptional regulator, whose translation is MSAYRILIIDDEPMQLKALAGFLRNKGFGVEETTLAIEGIQLMRRHPIDLVLTDFKMPGKNGMEVLMEAKAINPEIDVVLMTAFGSIESAKEALKRGAIDYLTKPIDLLQLEHMIKKNLERKQLISENRRLKEQLAEKTRFKNIISHSREMEEVLSRAARVAVSKATVLIRGESGTGKEQIALAIHAASPRKDGSFVAVNCAALSETLLETELFGHEKGAFTGAVQQVKGRFERAHGGTLFIDEVGDIPTGVQVKLLRAIQEQAFERVGGTEIIQVDTRIIAATNRDLENLVKTGKFREDLYYRLNVVSVIVPPLRERRSDIAPLINHFLQKFSDENQKKMKRASKEALDLLMKYDYPGNVRELENIIEQAVVLSRGELITSDDLPLTVQEKQSEQELSTGDLEERVAAYEQKLIQQALDKTGGVQTKAAELLGLSERNLRYKLKKHGMK
- a CDS encoding PAS domain-containing protein, whose translation is MNETEQFTLPKRLGTIRPKFIVSLVAILAFLGILAGYFEINQSRKNVMTLLQNEAETVTAALSISAENAVESYREFEKYIEIHLFTTALLLNHLEREKALSKSRFEKLMQDSGAAKSFYVTDRGVLQKFIYPQNAVHNFETEKVANFVESLFSQDLNRTSGYVEDWEGKVHFAVALRSTVQTAWVLCANPAVLLDLRKRVGIGQLIQDIGGHEEIAYIVLQDEKGIISATKNVTRMPTLKTDSFLQQAIAGDSLLTRVTKFDDQEVFEAVKPLMVDEELLGLIRVGLRMHAANKAVTQTIQRAIAVIFGFIVIGVILFNFWVSNQNYALLNDAYTKIKTYTGNILENMADAVVAVNREGRITLFNRAADILFNCPSEETLGKSCHDIIGQQTSLLDEALSTGQVVRDQEVIYRLNERQVVLSVTTILLYNDTGEVESAVAVIKDLTEKKSYEERLRRHEKLTAMGELASGVAHEIRNPLNAISITAQRFAYEFQSTERLEEYRNLANSVVTATRQVSAIIERFLAFARPPKLELRMHKLTDIAEAAITLVESQAKEQGVTIHYDVVNDTELLIDAQQMEQVYINLLQNAIHATPAKGKITIHLYRRDRFAIVEIADTGTGMTPAHLDRIFDLYFTTKENGTGMGLSISHRIVSEHDGRIDVMSQVGHGTNFKIFLPIKERTV